One stretch of Niallia sp. XMNu-256 DNA includes these proteins:
- a CDS encoding ABC transporter substrate-binding protein — protein sequence MKKLIQAFVVILIVSSLLMFWVSRLNSSEGYSSGNTLTVFNWGDYIDEALVDKFEEETGIKVIYETFDSNESMLTKIQQGGTSYDIAVPSEYMIEKMRNDDLLIPLDHSMLPNLKHIDSRFMDLPFDPGNQYSVPYFWGTVGIVYNPEMLGDVELKSWNDLWNPELKNEILMVDGAREVIGIGLNSLYYSLNDKNKDHLLEAKAKLDTLTPNLKAIVGDEIKLLMANEEAAIGVVWSGDAADIMWENEKLDYVVPEEGSNLWFDNMVIPKTAKNVEGAHQFINFMLDPENAAQNTDYVSYSTPNKAALQFLDEEVVNDERFYPSKELTEKLEVYEDLGKEMLAYYNELYLKFKMHRN from the coding sequence ATGAAAAAGCTCATTCAGGCGTTTGTAGTCATTCTCATCGTATCTTCGTTGCTCATGTTTTGGGTTTCAAGATTAAATTCCTCTGAAGGCTATTCATCAGGTAATACGCTTACGGTTTTTAACTGGGGAGACTATATTGATGAAGCCTTGGTCGATAAATTTGAAGAGGAAACTGGGATAAAAGTGATTTACGAAACTTTTGACTCCAATGAATCAATGTTAACGAAAATCCAGCAAGGCGGAACCAGTTATGATATAGCCGTTCCGTCAGAGTACATGATTGAAAAAATGAGAAATGATGATTTACTTATTCCACTTGATCATTCGATGTTACCTAATTTAAAACACATTGATTCAAGGTTTATGGACCTTCCCTTTGACCCAGGGAATCAATATTCGGTTCCTTATTTCTGGGGAACAGTTGGGATTGTTTATAACCCGGAAATGCTAGGTGATGTAGAACTAAAGAGTTGGAACGATTTATGGAATCCAGAATTGAAAAATGAGATATTGATGGTCGATGGTGCCCGTGAAGTGATTGGGATCGGGTTAAACAGCCTTTACTATTCTTTAAATGATAAAAATAAAGATCATTTGCTTGAGGCGAAGGCTAAGTTAGATACTCTAACCCCTAACTTAAAGGCGATCGTCGGTGATGAAATTAAACTCCTGATGGCCAATGAGGAAGCGGCCATTGGAGTCGTGTGGTCAGGCGATGCTGCTGATATTATGTGGGAAAATGAAAAGTTGGATTACGTAGTCCCAGAGGAAGGGTCTAATCTTTGGTTTGATAATATGGTAATTCCAAAAACAGCAAAGAATGTTGAAGGAGCCCATCAATTTATTAATTTTATGTTGGATCCTGAAAATGCTGCCCAAAATACCGATTATGTTAGCTACTCTACTCCAAATAAGGCTGCACTTCAGTTTTTGGATGAAGAAGTAGTGAACGATGAACGATTTTATCCATCAAAAGAGTTAACCGAAAAGCTTGAGGTATATGAGGATCTAGGAAAAGAAATGCTTGCTTATTATAACGAACTTTATTTAAAGTTTAAAATGCATCGCAACTAA
- the mgtE gene encoding magnesium transporter — MIHNLTEDQITLQIIKALKENKQKDLDAILEELHPYDIAQIYEDLPEKHRTRFLLHLKINVLADFIQELSPEEQLNVLNRLGIDRKNKVLDEMDNDDLASLLDELSPEKMEALLSGMKEEESQIVQDIFNYPPETAGRMMTNRFVWIRDYYTVRDAVEKLKSFAEYAETINYLYVVDQHRKLVGVVSYRDLLLADANQRIHNIMYERVISVPDIADQEEVARLIGRYDFLAIPVVNDEQVLVGIVTVDDIIDVVIQEANEDIEKLSASGKAIDFDTKAFVASYRRLPWLILLLFIGLISGSIISGYEQTLQQVVALTYFMPMISGMTGNTGTQSLAVVVRGLATDDLDKKAIFRVVMREFKVGLIIGLTCGILISIIAYVWQGNAILGLVVGASLFFTLIIGTLAGTIIPVCLYKMKIDPAVASGPLITTLNDIFSLIIYFGIATAFIYYLI, encoded by the coding sequence ATGATTCACAATTTAACCGAGGATCAAATTACACTTCAAATTATTAAGGCTTTAAAAGAAAATAAACAAAAAGACTTAGATGCCATATTGGAAGAATTGCACCCCTATGACATTGCCCAAATCTATGAAGACTTACCCGAAAAGCACCGAACTCGCTTTCTCCTTCACTTAAAGATCAATGTCCTAGCCGACTTCATCCAAGAGTTAAGTCCGGAGGAGCAGCTAAATGTCTTAAATCGTCTCGGGATTGATCGAAAAAATAAAGTTCTTGATGAGATGGATAACGATGACTTAGCCTCCCTATTGGATGAATTATCACCTGAAAAAATGGAAGCTTTGTTATCCGGGATGAAAGAGGAAGAGTCCCAAATCGTTCAGGACATTTTCAACTATCCTCCTGAAACAGCTGGGCGGATGATGACAAACCGATTTGTGTGGATCCGTGATTATTATACAGTCAGAGATGCAGTTGAAAAGCTAAAAAGTTTTGCAGAGTATGCTGAAACGATTAATTATTTATATGTAGTCGATCAGCACCGAAAGCTTGTGGGCGTTGTCTCCTATCGTGACTTGCTGTTGGCTGATGCCAACCAGAGGATCCATAACATTATGTACGAACGGGTTATTTCTGTGCCTGACATCGCTGACCAAGAGGAAGTCGCCAGGCTGATTGGACGCTATGACTTTCTTGCCATTCCTGTTGTTAACGATGAACAAGTGTTAGTCGGAATTGTTACCGTCGATGATATCATTGATGTTGTCATTCAAGAGGCAAATGAAGATATTGAAAAATTATCTGCTTCAGGTAAAGCAATTGACTTTGATACAAAAGCCTTTGTTGCTTCCTATCGTCGTCTCCCCTGGCTGATCTTGTTATTATTTATCGGACTCATCTCAGGAAGTATCATAAGTGGCTATGAGCAAACATTGCAGCAAGTGGTTGCTCTTACCTATTTCATGCCGATGATTTCAGGGATGACTGGAAATACGGGTACCCAATCATTGGCCGTAGTCGTACGAGGGTTAGCAACAGACGATCTTGATAAAAAAGCCATTTTTCGAGTTGTCATGCGAGAGTTCAAAGTTGGGCTAATTATTGGTTTAACTTGCGGGATATTAATCTCGATTATTGCATATGTGTGGCAAGGAAACGCGATCCTTGGCCTTGTTGTAGGTGCCTCTCTATTCTTTACTCTTATCATCGGTACCTTAGCCGGAACGATTATCCCAGTATGTCTTTATAAAATGAAAATTGATCCTGCTGTGGCATCAGGACCACTTATTACTACGTTAAATGATATCTTCTCATTAATTATCTATTTTGGAATTGCAACTGCTTTTATCTATTATTTAATTTAA
- a CDS encoding iron ABC transporter permease, which yields MQKQFTRKFLTNKWIAYPIAGAIFLGSMLLAISIGTVQVPIFDIIQILGAEIFRYSTSHIDPMYTNIVMNIRLPRVILAGLVGASLAIAGAAFQGLLRNPLADPYTLGVSSGASVGAVLTIFLNISLPIIGEFTLPFLSIIFSFLTILMVLLFAQKIERSMKVETIILTGIIFSSFLGAFISLMIALTGDELRHIISWLLGSVSMRGWDYIKIILPFFIVGTLLLLVNANELNAMSFGEERAQHLGVNVQRRKMLVLTAGSILTGAAVAVSGAIGFVGLVVPHLTRILWGPDHKHLLPLSLLTGSGFLMLTDLVARTIISPVELPIGVITSLMGAPVFAAILIARKRKERRG from the coding sequence TTGCAAAAGCAATTTACCCGGAAGTTTTTAACTAATAAATGGATTGCTTATCCCATTGCAGGAGCCATTTTCCTTGGCTCCATGCTATTAGCGATTTCAATTGGTACAGTTCAGGTACCGATTTTTGATATCATCCAAATTTTGGGTGCTGAAATTTTTCGTTATTCCACGAGTCACATTGACCCAATGTACACGAATATCGTTATGAATATTCGCTTACCACGAGTGATATTGGCTGGTTTAGTAGGGGCGTCTCTTGCAATTGCAGGGGCCGCCTTTCAAGGTTTATTAAGAAATCCTCTCGCTGACCCTTATACACTTGGTGTTTCATCAGGTGCATCTGTAGGTGCAGTGCTTACCATCTTCTTAAATATTTCACTACCCATCATCGGAGAATTTACATTGCCGTTTTTAAGTATCATCTTTTCCTTTTTAACGATTCTAATGGTTCTCCTATTTGCACAGAAAATTGAACGCTCTATGAAGGTAGAAACAATTATTTTAACTGGGATTATTTTTAGTTCATTTTTAGGGGCTTTTATTTCATTAATGATTGCGTTAACGGGTGATGAACTCCGTCATATCATTAGTTGGCTGCTAGGAAGTGTGTCGATGAGAGGTTGGGATTATATTAAAATCATTTTACCATTCTTTATCGTTGGCACGCTCTTGCTACTTGTAAATGCGAATGAACTAAATGCAATGTCGTTTGGTGAAGAACGGGCCCAGCATTTGGGGGTAAATGTTCAAAGACGTAAAATGCTTGTTTTAACGGCAGGATCTATTTTAACAGGCGCTGCAGTGGCGGTTTCAGGGGCAATAGGCTTTGTTGGTCTTGTCGTTCCACATTTAACTCGGATTTTATGGGGACCTGATCATAAGCATTTATTGCCTTTATCTTTGCTAACAGGAAGCGGATTCTTAATGTTAACGGATTTGGTAGCAAGAACGATCATTTCCCCTGTGGAACTACCCATCGGGGTCATTACCTCATTAATGGGAGCACCTGTGTTTGCAGCTATATTAATAGCACGTAAAAGAAAGGAAAGGAGGGGATGA
- a CDS encoding DNA starvation/stationary phase protection protein produces the protein MTLTVQTKTTQSELNLQIANWSVLYTKLHRFHWYVKGPSFFTLHAKFEELYNEAALTVDEVAERLLAIGGQPIATMKEYLEAATIEESANETKAVEMVATLVKDYTAIKESLNELAALTDAEGDTITNDLAIGLIGKIDTHVWMLNAYLEA, from the coding sequence ATGACTTTGACAGTACAAACTAAAACCACTCAATCTGAATTAAATTTACAAATTGCAAACTGGAGCGTTCTATATACAAAACTTCACCGTTTCCATTGGTATGTTAAAGGACCTTCTTTCTTCACACTACACGCTAAATTTGAAGAACTTTATAATGAAGCAGCACTGACAGTTGATGAAGTCGCTGAGCGTCTACTTGCCATTGGCGGTCAGCCCATCGCTACAATGAAAGAATACTTAGAAGCAGCAACAATCGAAGAATCAGCCAATGAAACAAAAGCCGTAGAAATGGTTGCTACACTCGTTAAAGATTACACAGCCATTAAAGAAAGCTTAAATGAATTGGCTGCACTAACAGATGCTGAAGGCGATACCATCACCAACGATCTTGCTATCGGATTAATCGGAAAAATTGATACGCATGTTTGGATGCTTAATGCATACTTAGAAGCATAA
- the cbiB gene encoding adenosylcobinamide-phosphate synthase CbiB: MIGHVLAITLALIIDRFIGDPPSWPHPVKWMGSLICILEKKWNHGWNRKWKGIMMVLFVLLSIFLPAIFICAISYKIHFVVGILVESILISTTIAHRSLKEAAMEVFTPLKQTDIGQARLKLSYIVGRDTDQLMESEIVRGTVETVAENTSDGVIAPLFWAWIGGAPLALLYRAINTCDSMVGYKNDRYSDFGWASARLDDFMNLIPSRLTGFAMLLSNRPFNNRTKQAWEILFRDAKKHPSPNSGWCEASAAALLGVQLGGMNTYKGIVSNRALMGDPVISLSRDHILKMNQILTRTTLMCLLFLWLGGVLIVMASTWIKSALFI; this comes from the coding sequence ATGATTGGACACGTATTAGCAATCACACTAGCTCTTATCATTGATCGGTTCATAGGTGACCCACCTTCATGGCCGCATCCGGTTAAATGGATGGGGTCATTAATCTGTATTCTAGAGAAAAAGTGGAATCATGGTTGGAACCGTAAATGGAAAGGGATTATGATGGTTCTGTTTGTTTTACTTTCCATATTCTTACCTGCCATATTCATTTGTGCGATATCTTATAAGATTCATTTTGTCGTAGGAATACTTGTAGAGAGCATCCTTATTTCAACAACGATTGCCCATAGGAGTCTAAAGGAAGCAGCCATGGAGGTTTTTACCCCATTAAAGCAGACAGACATCGGGCAAGCTCGCCTTAAACTCTCTTATATTGTTGGTAGAGATACAGACCAATTAATGGAAAGCGAAATCGTCCGTGGGACCGTTGAAACGGTTGCTGAAAATACGAGTGATGGAGTCATTGCTCCTTTATTTTGGGCATGGATTGGAGGCGCCCCATTGGCTTTGCTTTATCGGGCTATTAATACTTGTGATTCAATGGTTGGCTACAAGAATGACCGCTATTCGGACTTTGGTTGGGCTTCTGCCCGTCTAGATGACTTTATGAATTTGATTCCAAGCCGATTAACCGGATTTGCGATGCTGCTGTCCAATCGTCCTTTTAATAATCGTACGAAACAAGCTTGGGAGATTCTGTTTCGGGATGCGAAAAAACATCCAAGCCCAAATAGTGGCTGGTGTGAAGCAAGTGCTGCTGCACTTTTAGGCGTTCAACTTGGCGGCATGAATACATATAAAGGGATCGTGTCAAATCGGGCATTAATGGGCGACCCTGTGATTTCTCTTAGTAGAGATCATATTCTAAAAATGAATCAGATCTTAACGCGAACAACATTAATGTGTTTACTATTCTTATGGCTTGGAGGTGTTTTGATTGTTATGGCCAGCACATGGATCAAATCCGCATTATTTATATGA
- a CDS encoding ABC transporter substrate-binding protein — MKKLYALLFTFLLSIGILVGCGTGNEAETNEGKQESQQDQQEQTKTSEFPVTIKDALDQEIVIEKKPERIISLIPSNTEIAFELGLGDEIIGVSNFDNYPEEAAKKEKIGDQTLNLEKIFSLKPDLILSHHSAMGVSSEVIQQLKDAGITVLTVNDAKTFTEVYDSIELIGKSTGTSEEAEQLVSDMQTKLEEIQGKTADIKEKKKVYVEIDPTLFAAGKNTFIDEMLTLINAENMVTEPDWPQLDQEAIIAANPDVIITTYGGYIEGAGDQVLSREGWQDINAIKNKQVVDVDSDKVTRPGPRIVEGVEELAKAIYPEVFN, encoded by the coding sequence TTGAAGAAACTTTATGCACTATTATTCACATTCCTTCTGTCAATCGGTATCTTGGTTGGCTGTGGGACAGGAAATGAAGCAGAAACCAATGAAGGTAAACAAGAATCACAACAAGATCAACAGGAACAAACAAAAACTTCCGAGTTTCCGGTAACAATTAAAGATGCCTTGGATCAAGAAATTGTTATTGAAAAGAAACCAGAAAGAATTATTTCACTGATTCCGAGTAATACGGAGATTGCCTTTGAATTAGGACTTGGGGACGAAATTATTGGGGTAAGTAATTTTGATAACTATCCCGAGGAAGCAGCAAAAAAGGAAAAGATTGGGGACCAAACTCTTAACCTAGAGAAAATTTTTTCTCTTAAACCAGATTTAATTCTTTCACATCATTCAGCAATGGGTGTTTCTTCTGAGGTCATCCAGCAATTAAAGGATGCAGGTATTACGGTTCTAACTGTAAATGATGCGAAGACGTTTACTGAAGTGTATGATTCAATTGAATTAATTGGGAAATCTACAGGTACGAGTGAAGAAGCGGAACAATTAGTTTCCGATATGCAAACAAAACTAGAGGAAATCCAAGGGAAAACGGCTGATATTAAAGAGAAGAAAAAAGTTTATGTAGAAATTGACCCTACTCTTTTTGCTGCTGGTAAAAATACATTTATTGATGAGATGCTAACACTAATTAATGCAGAGAATATGGTAACAGAACCTGATTGGCCACAATTAGATCAAGAAGCCATTATCGCAGCTAACCCAGATGTCATTATTACTACCTATGGGGGATATATTGAAGGTGCAGGGGATCAAGTTTTAAGTCGTGAAGGCTGGCAGGATATTAATGCAATTAAAAATAAGCAGGTGGTTGATGTAGATTCAGACAAAGTGACCCGTCCTGGCCCTCGTATTGTTGAAGGAGTAGAGGAACTTGCAAAAGCAATTTACCCGGAAGTTTTTAACTAA
- a CDS encoding divergent polysaccharide deacetylase family protein, whose product MRQLKAEELSIPYLENNIFFDHVYTEQHIYKQASRLIEELDEDKSLIAIGHVGITGDKVVTALKSYIPEYQKQADIVPLSLLLPGAQLLESPL is encoded by the coding sequence TTGAGGCAACTTAAAGCGGAAGAATTATCAATACCATATTTGGAAAACAATATTTTTTTTGATCATGTCTATACTGAACAGCATATATATAAACAAGCCTCCAGATTAATTGAAGAACTGGATGAAGATAAGAGCCTAATTGCGATTGGCCATGTTGGAATTACGGGTGATAAAGTTGTTACAGCCTTAAAAAGTTATATTCCTGAATATCAAAAACAGGCAGATATTGTACCGCTATCACTTTTGCTTCCTGGTGCTCAATTGCTAGAAAGCCCCTTATGA
- a CDS encoding FtsW/RodA/SpoVE family cell cycle protein, whose protein sequence is MENKNKVAERFDWSLTLLLFLFFLVSCVAIYSGQASGQYGETNFLIQQIFWYAVGAGIIAVVMYFDSDQLKGLTWIIYGFGILLLLILAVSPVTAFTPRINGAQSWFQLPIGSIQPSEFMKVFLIIALSKTVQGHNEKILNRTLKTDFILLFKIALVTGLPIALVMMQPDLGTSLVMLAIMTGVIFVSGISWKIITAIYGLGIALMGIILYFVIWAPQILEKYLNVKPYQFDRIYAWLDPNNHAAGYHLSNSLKAIGSGQLTGKGFGDRKVYIPESHTDFIFSVIGEEYGFLGSSIVVGLFFLLIYHLTKTALETKDPFNTYICVGIISMIAFHVFQNVGMTIQVLPITGIPLPFISYGGSSLMGNMFAMGLVYSIHYHHRSYMFSSNHTYTESKAHEHNF, encoded by the coding sequence ATGGAAAATAAAAATAAAGTGGCTGAGAGATTCGATTGGTCCTTAACCCTTTTATTATTTTTATTTTTTCTAGTAAGTTGTGTTGCGATATACAGCGGACAAGCCTCAGGACAATATGGTGAGACCAACTTCTTGATCCAACAAATTTTCTGGTATGCAGTTGGCGCAGGGATTATTGCGGTCGTGATGTATTTTGACAGTGATCAATTAAAAGGGCTTACTTGGATTATTTACGGATTTGGCATCTTGCTATTGCTCATTTTGGCTGTTTCCCCTGTTACTGCATTCACACCGAGAATAAATGGAGCTCAAAGTTGGTTTCAACTTCCAATCGGCTCGATTCAACCATCCGAATTTATGAAGGTTTTTCTTATTATCGCCTTAAGTAAAACGGTTCAAGGCCATAATGAGAAAATCCTAAATCGAACACTTAAGACCGATTTTATATTACTTTTCAAAATTGCACTCGTTACAGGACTTCCAATTGCTCTTGTGATGATGCAGCCTGACCTCGGAACATCCCTTGTCATGCTGGCAATTATGACTGGAGTCATTTTCGTTTCAGGAATTTCATGGAAAATTATTACGGCAATTTATGGATTAGGAATTGCCCTTATGGGGATTATTTTATATTTTGTCATTTGGGCACCACAAATTTTAGAAAAATACTTAAATGTAAAGCCTTATCAATTTGACCGTATTTATGCTTGGCTTGATCCAAATAATCATGCCGCAGGTTATCATTTATCTAACTCGTTAAAAGCTATTGGCTCAGGTCAATTAACCGGAAAAGGGTTTGGGGATCGAAAAGTGTATATCCCTGAAAGTCACACTGATTTTATTTTTAGTGTTATTGGTGAAGAATATGGCTTTTTAGGCTCTAGCATTGTTGTAGGTTTATTTTTTCTTCTCATTTACCATCTAACAAAAACTGCATTAGAAACAAAGGATCCTTTTAATACGTATATTTGCGTTGGGATCATAAGTATGATTGCGTTTCATGTATTTCAAAATGTTGGCATGACCATTCAGGTATTGCCAATTACTGGAATTCCCCTCCCCTTTATTAGTTATGGGGGAAGCTCTCTTATGGGAAACATGTTTGCAATGGGGCTCGTATACAGTATTCATTACCATCATCGCAGTTATATGTTCTCATCAAATCACACTTACACAGAATCAAAGGCACACGAACATAATTTCTAA
- a CDS encoding ABC transporter permease has product MKLKLSTIYLIVVFFVLYAPIFYLIFYSFNSGGTMFDFEGFTLDWYKELFSNTRMLIIVLNTIIIALLSAAISTIIGVIGALGIAYVKKRQTRNTLLSLNNVLIVSPDVIIGASFLITFTILGIQLGFTSVLLSHIAFSVPIVVIMVLPKIQEMSSTLIDAARDLGASRWDVLTKVTIPYIFPGIFAGFFMALTYSLDDFAVTFFVTGNGFTTLSVEIYSMARRGVSLEINALSTLLFLFTMLLVIGYYFINQRYKRSSKVGVRK; this is encoded by the coding sequence TTGAAGCTTAAACTATCAACGATTTATTTGATTGTCGTTTTTTTCGTCCTCTATGCACCAATTTTTTATTTGATTTTTTACTCGTTTAATAGTGGTGGAACTATGTTCGATTTTGAAGGGTTTACTCTGGATTGGTACAAAGAGCTTTTCAGTAATACGAGAATGTTAATCATTGTCTTGAATACAATCATCATTGCTCTTTTGTCAGCAGCGATATCTACGATTATTGGGGTCATTGGGGCACTAGGAATCGCTTATGTCAAAAAAAGACAAACTCGAAATACTCTTTTATCTTTAAATAATGTCTTAATTGTTAGTCCAGATGTGATTATAGGTGCTTCATTTTTAATTACGTTTACGATTTTAGGGATACAATTAGGGTTTACATCTGTTTTATTATCACATATTGCATTTAGTGTTCCTATTGTTGTAATTATGGTGTTGCCAAAGATACAGGAAATGAGTTCAACCCTTATTGATGCTGCAAGGGACTTAGGGGCAAGTCGCTGGGATGTATTAACGAAGGTTACGATCCCCTACATTTTTCCAGGGATCTTTGCAGGGTTCTTTATGGCGTTGACTTATTCACTTGATGACTTTGCGGTAACCTTCTTTGTGACGGGAAATGGTTTTACAACCTTATCAGTTGAAATCTATTCGATGGCAAGAAGAGGGGTTTCCTTAGAAATTAACGCATTGTCAACCCTGTTGTTTCTATTCACAATGCTGCTTGTTATCGGGTACTACTTTATTAATCAACGTTATAAACGCTCATCCAAAGTGGGGGTACGAAAATGA
- a CDS encoding adenosylcobinamide amidohydrolase, whose protein sequence is MIDIQHLSGGYGNENVLSNVTCQIRKGELFGIIGPNGSGKTTLLKMMSGVQAFNDGEIYVKGQSLKKYSAIGLAKVIAVLSQHSSESFSYSVKETVSLGRYAHQKGFFKEWSKDDEDIVQEVMNWTGVASLQDHPIQLLSGGERQRVFLAQALAQEPEILLLDEPTNHLDLSYQKELLDLLKKWTREKSLTVVSIFHDLNLAGLYCDRLILLENGKIKRYDEPNEVLKQEIIEEVYHTKIEKHPHPKVPVPQMVLLPESGLIEGEENINDTYLTVTTEYIVLKAPSPLRTMSSGVIGSGTGWHDTFVNRHVDKNYHCNNHREEMANYLRKSGFEPSQTVGMMTAVVTEDVVSKVYEENGCSILVVVTAGVGNAVDVSKSYEQNFDIQQPGTINTWVFVNGNLTEEAFIQSIMTATEAKVKVLQKLEVKDPRTETLATGTSTDSILIAAIQKGKSFEFAGTITPLGRLIGKGVYQCTKEAIQKSNRRKEGLR, encoded by the coding sequence ATGATTGACATTCAACATTTGTCCGGAGGTTACGGAAATGAAAATGTACTTTCAAATGTGACATGTCAAATTCGAAAAGGTGAACTTTTTGGCATCATCGGACCAAATGGCAGTGGAAAAACGACCCTTTTAAAGATGATGAGTGGAGTCCAGGCTTTTAATGACGGAGAAATTTATGTGAAAGGTCAGTCTTTAAAAAAATACTCTGCTATAGGGCTCGCTAAGGTGATAGCGGTCTTGTCTCAACATAGCTCTGAATCTTTCTCCTATAGTGTCAAGGAGACCGTTTCATTAGGTAGGTACGCCCATCAAAAGGGATTCTTCAAAGAGTGGAGTAAAGACGATGAGGATATTGTTCAAGAGGTAATGAATTGGACAGGGGTTGCTTCCTTGCAGGACCATCCGATTCAACTTCTTTCTGGCGGAGAAAGGCAACGTGTTTTCCTTGCCCAAGCCCTTGCGCAGGAACCCGAAATTCTCCTTCTTGATGAACCAACCAATCACCTTGATTTATCTTATCAGAAAGAACTGCTTGATTTATTGAAAAAGTGGACCCGTGAAAAGTCATTAACGGTAGTTTCTATTTTTCATGATTTAAATTTAGCTGGTTTATATTGTGATCGGTTAATACTTCTTGAGAATGGCAAGATCAAGCGTTACGATGAACCGAATGAAGTGTTAAAGCAAGAAATTATTGAAGAAGTATACCATACAAAAATTGAAAAGCACCCCCACCCAAAGGTACCGGTACCACAAATGGTTCTTCTTCCAGAAAGTGGACTTATAGAGGGAGAGGAAAATATAAATGACACTTATTTAACGGTTACAACTGAATATATTGTTTTGAAAGCACCATCGCCCCTTCGAACCATGTCATCCGGTGTGATCGGCTCTGGAACAGGCTGGCATGACACTTTTGTCAATAGACATGTGGATAAAAACTATCACTGCAACAACCATCGAGAAGAAATGGCGAACTATTTAAGAAAAAGTGGCTTCGAACCATCCCAAACGGTCGGGATGATGACGGCAGTTGTAACAGAGGATGTTGTATCAAAGGTTTACGAGGAAAACGGCTGTTCCATACTAGTTGTGGTGACAGCAGGCGTGGGAAATGCGGTTGATGTATCTAAAAGTTATGAACAAAACTTTGACATCCAACAACCGGGTACCATTAATACTTGGGTATTTGTGAATGGAAACCTAACAGAAGAGGCTTTCATCCAAAGTATCATGACTGCGACGGAGGCAAAGGTAAAGGTGTTACAGAAACTAGAAGTAAAGGATCCGAGAACGGAAACGCTTGCTACTGGAACTTCAACAGACAGTATCCTTATTGCAGCCATTCAAAAAGGGAAGTCTTTTGAGTTTGCGGGTACAATCACACCCTTAGGTCGTTTAATTGGTAAAGGTGTCTATCAATGTACAAAAGAAGCCATTCAGAAAAGCAATCGTAGAAAAGAAGGCTTACGATGA